A stretch of Colletotrichum lupini chromosome 2, complete sequence DNA encodes these proteins:
- a CDS encoding SNF2 family domain-containing protein, whose protein sequence is MSLKRLLNEEDEDLHYPDPSSVSSYGSITPTYQGGVQDYSYPGYHPRHTPFQSSDSTLQGGQDGFPVIEDHPPIEDVQIYDLFLDQGVDGQLGSLNISNEPELASFDFGDLETWGRLTAAQAPDLGTFFDRDTVALTFPDSSITGSDSCSSTAGEDDADKVCYGMLYNVDIKLIGDMGVIDTKLRESCRASAPGRIAFQRFTLCDSQEHICLSFKDDNTEFGYLRSGPGKALARLLTPDSRVEFEPIAPTNALRETIGRAKKPVEAMVKVDINVYGPRAMAKVVGDKLTEGKLWLQKSDHARRELCYENPHVLKIQGSEMMPENFIKDVNSGQSTGRQRREQKLERMMIEVYDSIENKREFNPTTIPWHQQEALAFMLERESGDINEGYRLWRRVTVEGQEWYRHKITNVKQKLQPDEKGGGILADEMGMGKSLSILSLIVKTLDDARNWAVEEEKNSEKSKDLRYSGSTLVVVSSALLIYNWTNEIKKHVDGSLTHIKYHGPNREKDLDIIKGSDIVVTTYNTLSAEFEKKSSILHKIGCRIHTPSNLQFLKSVDELTDYNTAHIIRRPATTFYQACRSLHANSRWCLTGTPIQNKLADIGALFAFIRATPFDNPATFRRYIEVPFEQHSENREKVKERLIALMESLCLRRTKEVLDLPPLEERVVPLEFSPEERDQYDKTKKILMRTIKQKVGEVEKSSKFGLFQANLQMRILCNHGTFQKPFSWHRRSYRLDLDEREAAVSALGQNAELTCNGCHQPMPILGFNRLRNASEKQCPHVFCSECLDDSDLSSSANPVSASRERHCPVCDNWKKSAKISSTGLGTIPQVRVDGPALDARGLPDASAQTTSGADDADYFNTVGYSTKMGALIRDVQVDVSTTKSIIFSCWTRTLRLVAKHLEKVGVKYHRIDGDCPLSQRQEILGQFAEDEEKRVLIMTTGTGAFGLNLTCANRVFIVELQWNPSVENQAIARAIRFGQGKTVLVTRYVIKNTVEEEMRSQQNVKKKLAAIGFDESAAADVDEMDIDQS, encoded by the exons ATGTCGCTAAAGAGACTTCTCAACGAAGAAGATGAAGATCTCCACTATCCCGACCCGTCGTCCGTCTCCTCGTACGGCTCCATTACGCCAACCTACCAGGGCGGCGTTCAAGATTACTCGTACCCCGGATATCATCCACGCCATACTCCCTTCCAAAGCTCGGACAGCACCCTTCAGGGCGGCCAAGATGGTTTTCCCGTCATCGAGGATCACCCTCCCATCGAAGACGTGCAGATATATGACCTTTTTCTTGACCAAGGCGTCGATGGTCAACTAGGAAGTCTCAACATCAGCAACGAACCCGAGCTCGCATCCTTCGACTTTGGCGACCTAGAAACATGGGGACGTTTAACTGCTGCACAGGCGCCCGACTTAGGAAC ATTCTTTGACCGTGACACAGTCGCCCTCACTTTCCCCGATTCCAGCATCACTGGTTCGGACTCGTGTTCATCGACGGCGGGCGAGGATGATGCCGACAAGGTCTGCTACGGCATG CTCTACAATGTAGACATCAAATTGATAGGTGACATGGGCGTCATCGACACCAAGTTGCGCGAGTCTTGCCGAGCCTCCGCCCCTGGCAGGATAGCTTTCCAGCGCTTCACCCTCTGCGATTCACAAGAACACATCTGCCTCTCTTTCAAGGACGACAACACAGAATTCGGCTACCTCCGCTCTGGGCCCGGCAAGGCCCTCGCCCGACTGCTAACCCCAGACTCCCGTGTCGAATTCGAGCCCATCGCCCCGACCAATGCGCTCCGCGAGACCATCGGCCGCGCCAAGAAGCCCGTCGAGGCCATGGTGAAAGTCGACATCAACGTCTACGGCCCGCGTGCTATGGCAAAGGTCGTTGGGGACAAGCTGACCGAGGGGAAGCTCTGGTTGCAAAAATCGGATCATGCGCGCCGGGAGCTCTGCTATGAGAACCCACACGTCCTCAAGATTCAAGGCAGTGAGATGATGCCCGAGAATTTCATCAAAGATGTCAATAGTGGGCAATCAACTGGGCGACAACGGCGGGAACAGAAGCTGGAGCGGATGATGATTGAAGTGTACGACTCGATCGAAAACAAGCGGGAGTTTAATC CCACCACCATCCCTTG GCACCAACAGGAGGCGCTCGCGTTCATGCTAGAGCGGGAATCTGGTGACATTAACGAAGGCTACAGACTCTGGCGTCGGGTGACGGTAGAAGGACAAGAATG GTATCGTCATAAGATCACCAACGTGAAACAAAAGCTTCAGCCGGATGAGAAGGGCGGCGGTATTCTCGCCGACGAGATGGGCATGGGCAAATCTCTGTCTATTCTCTCGCTCATCGTCAAGACCCTCGACGACGCCCGTAACTGGGCCGTCGAGGAAGAGAAGAACAGCGAGAAGAGCAAGGACCTGCGTTACTCAGGATCGACCCTCGTGGTCGTATCGTCTGCTC TTCTCATCTACAACTGGACAAATGAGATTAAAAA GCACGTGGACGGAAGCCTGACACACATCAAGTACCACGGCCCAAATCGAGAAAAGGACCTTGACATAATCAAAGGCTCCGACATCGTCGTGACAACCTACAATACTTTGTCTGCAGAGTTCGAGAAGAAGTCGTCCATCTTGCACAAGATTGGCTG TCGAATCCATACTCCCTCCAACCTTCAATTCCTCAAAAGTGTCGATGAACTGACCGACTATAACACAGCACATATCATCCGCCGCCCGGCAACGACATTCTACCAAGCCTGCCGATCGCTCCACGCAAACTCACGATGGTGCCTCACAGGCACGCCTATCCAGAACAAGCTCGCCGACATTGGCGCCCTCTTCGCATTCATCCGCGCAACGCCCTTTGACAACCCAGCCACATTCCGCCGCTACATCGAGGTGCCCTTTGAGCAACACTCAGAAAACCGAGAAAAGGTCAAGGAGCGCCTCATCGCCCTCATGGAATCACTGTGCCTGCGCCGAACCAAAGAAGTGCTCGACCTTCCTCCCCTCGAGGAACGCGTCGTCCCACTCGAGTTCAGCCCCGAGGAGCGCGACCAGTACGACAAGACCAAGAAGATCCTCATGCGCACCATCAAGCAAAAGGTAGGCGAGGTCGAAAAGAGCAGCAAGTTCGGCCTCTTCCAGGCCAACCTCCAGATGCGTATCCTCTGCAACCACGGCACCTTCCAGAAGCCCTTTTCCTGGCACCGGCGGAGCTACCGCCTCGATCTCGACGAGCGCGAGGCCGCCGTCTCGGCGTTGGGGCAGAACGCAGAGTTGACGTGCAACGGATGTCACCAGCCCATGCCCATCCTTGGCTTCAACAGGCTGCGCAACGCGTCCGAGAAGCAGTGCCCGCACGTGTTTTGCTCAGAGTGTCTCGACGACTCGGATCTGTCGTCGTCGGCGAACCCAGTCTCTGCCTCTCGGGAGCGGCATTGCCCCGTGTGCGATAACTGGAAAAAGTCGGCCAAGATTTCTTCTACTGGTCTCGGTACGATTCCGCAAGTGAGAGTAGATGGGCCTGCATTGGATGCCAGGGGTCTTCCTGACGCTTCCGCACAAACGACGTCAGGCGCGGATGATGCGGATTACTTTAACACGGTGGGATACTCCACCAAGATGGGGGCCTTGATCCGTGACGTCCAAGTCGACGTCTCGACAACCAAGAG CATCATCTTCTCTTGCTGGACAAGAACGCTCCGCCTTGTCGCGAAACACCTCGAAAAGGTCGGTGTCAAGTACCACAGAATCGACGGCGACTGTCCCTTGTCACAGAGACAGGAAATTCTCGGACAGTTTGCAGAGGACGAGGAGAAGCGGGTTCTCATCATGACAACCGGCACCGGTGCCTTTGG TCTCAACCTTACTTGCGCCAACCGCGTCTTCATCGTCGAACTCCAATGGAACCCTAGTGTCGAAAACCAAGCTATCGCCCGCGCGATCCGCTTCGGCCAGGGTAAAACAGTGCTCGTCACGAGATACGTGATCAAGAACACGGTAGAAGAG GAAATGAGATCGCAACAGAACGTCAAAAAGAAACTGGCGGCCATTGGCTTCGACGAATCCGCTGCTGCCGATGTTGATGAAATGGATATTGATCAGTCGTAA
- a CDS encoding eukaryotic aspartyl protease translates to MALLSSALLALSLVTGAHGWPQLPTDDGDFRTLMTLPVIPYTATQQHDVEVVSRGLSLPADEGDEVSMMMTLPVTSKSKRKRRIRAPRKVLLDNLLGDGLEALPAAPVVKPPTVRGLPVDDSVDVDSAFVTLPVIHSTKRGVFSRQVEAKLANRSDVAYYAQLNIGTPPQPVYAQLDTGSFELWVNPECGALAASDQRFCEAVGFYDTARSSTAVSLQTTKTLRYGIGAANITYVRDSLALAGSRTTMQQVQFGVATSSEDQFAGILGIGYGNGVNTRYKNLVDELATQGVTRTKAFSLGLGSKDEQEGAIVFGGIDTSKFSGPLARLPILPADQAPDGVARYWVNMNSLSLTPPSRRVRMYQNSSMPVFLDSGATLTLLPEELAVQVATDFGSPGLDANGFYPVSCSLVDLNGTVDFDFDGMKIKVPYKEMIRELRTTPPTCYLGIVPNADFTLLGDTFLRSAYAVFDLDTNAAYLAQYVNCGTRTMPISRPEDIAAIRGLCPAPAGSIAVPAPPASNGTTTSPGTGMGSGSGSGSGTGSTLPTSPAPEMSGVPASETISSTSTSAPSTLAIVLGIGLAVIMM, encoded by the exons ATGGCGCTCCTCTCATCCGCTCTTTTGGCTCTATCACTAGTCACTGGAGCACACGGATGGCCTCAGTTACCAACCGACGATGGCGATTTCAGAACGCTCATGACACTCCCCGTCATCCCATATACCGCCACCCAACAGCACGATGTCGAAGTCGTCTCGCGCGGGCTCTCCCTCCCCGCAGATGAGGGCGATGAAGTCAGTATGATGATGACGCTACCAGTGACTTCAAAGTCAAAGAGGAAGAGACGGATACGAGCCCCTCGAAAGGTTCTACTCGATAATCTTCTGGGCGATGGTTTGGAGGCTCTTCCTGCCGCCCCGGTGGTTAAGCCTCCAACAGTGCGTGGCCTGCCTGTTGATGACAGTGTCGATGTCGACAGCGCCTTTGTCACGCTGCCCGTCATCCACTCTACCAAGCGTGGTGTATTTAGTAGACAGGTCGAGGCGAAGCTTGCCAATCGTTCGGATGTGGCTTACTATGCCCAAC TCAACATTGGCACACCCCCTCAGCCAGTCTACGCTCAGCTAGACACTGGTTCATTTGAGCTATGGGTGAACCCAGAGTGCGGGGCCCTCGCCGCTTCTGACCAACGCTTCTGCGAAGCCGTCGGCTTCTATGACACAGCTCGATCTTCAACCGCTGTCTCTCTGCAGACCACCAAAACTCTCCGCTACGGTATCGGCGCAGCGAATATCACCTATGTCCGCGACAGTCTCGCCCTCGCCGGCTCTCGAACAACAATGCAGCAGGTCCAATTTGGCGTCGCTACCAGCTCTGAAGACCAGTTCGCAGGAATTCTTGGTATTGGCTACGGAAATGGCGTCAACACCCGTTATAAGAACCTCGTCGACGAGCTCGCTACCCAAGGTGTCACCCGCACCAAAGCGTTTAGCCTCGGACTGGGCTCCAAAGACGAACAGGAAGGGGCAATAGTCTTTGGCGGCATTGACACCTCGAAATTCTCCGGGCCACTGGCACGCCTTCCGATTCTCCCGGCAGATCAGGCCCCTGACGGTGTTGCTCGGTACTGGGTAAACATGAACTCACTTAGTCTCACTCCGCCAAGTCGCCGCGTTCGCATGTACCAAAACAGCTCAATGCCAGTCTTTCTAGACAGTGGCGCTACTCTCACACTGCTGCCTGAAGAGCTTGCCGTGCAGGTTGCTACCGACTTTGGCTCACCTGGTCTGGACGCCAACGGGTTTTACCCTGTCTCTTGTTCTCTTGTTGATCTCAACGGGACCGTCGACTTCGACTTTGATGGGATGAAGATCAAGGTTCCTTACAAGGAGATGATTCGTGAGCTGCGTACCACCCCGCCGACATGCTACCTGGGTATTGTCCCCAACGCGGACTTCACGCTGCTGGGCGATACCTTCTTACGCTCAGCTTACG CCGTCTTCGACTTAGACACCAACGCCGCTTACTTGGCGCAGTACGTCAACTGTGGCACCAGGACAATGCCCATTAGCAGGCCAGAAGACATTGCGGCTATCCGAGGATTATGCCCTGCTCCCGCCGGTTCTATCGCTGTTCCCGCCCCGCCAGCGAGTAACGGCACGACCACCTCACCAGGAACGGGGATGGGTTCCGGCTCAGGATCTGGCTCGGGAACCGGATCGACCCTGCCCACCAGTCCTGCTCCTGAAATGTCTGGCGTTCCGGCGTCTGAGACGATCTCGTCAACTTCGACATCAGCACCAAGTACTCTCGCAATTGTCTTGGGTATCGGCTTAGCGGTCATTATGATGTGA